From a single Nicotiana tabacum cultivar K326 chromosome 8, ASM71507v2, whole genome shotgun sequence genomic region:
- the LOC107805260 gene encoding sister chromatid cohesion protein PDS5 homolog B isoform X3, with protein MADSTETEAIRVISRIGKQLGAYKTCPNKDTLVNLLKQANRAFAGLKQSESLKSVIKPLSSSLVKHSLLLHKDKDIRLLVGICFCEIIRVLAPDPEFTDAVSRQDIFRLLVNIFAELDDTKNPYFSLRVQLLETVAKLRFCLIMLDIGCEDLVKKLFKNFFTVLREHHPPSMVSAVVSIMSQILEEKMKEKMQEKERSSSELLTFEKKVSEPLLDVVLQNLLKEAKGASRASHQLAVSVIEKCSEKIEDIVSGFLRSCILNRDAVQSEIKEYYHDIIYEIFQCAPQMLLSVIPSLMNELLTDQVDVRIKALGLMKRIFSLPGNHFAQDYHQLFVEFLNRSCDKSAEVRLITLSCAKAFYMTNPSAKESLKVLAALQDRLLDSDDRVRSEAVTVMCDLARHKLKSIPSELITLVAERLRDKKVSVRKKALKKLLELYQEYCTQCAAAIMDFNAHFEQIPCKILMLCYDRDCKEFKPQRMEIVLADSLFPGSLSVEDRTRHWVFMFSLFTPCHLKALNAILSQKLRLRNELQVYLTLCNKDKEEVSEEVEKKMKMSIVKMSASFEDTTKAQDCFRKLDMVKNSRIFNLLGKLLNEQKTEDAQTTRDNLLREIGDKNPHAEFLQLVSMKCSFNLFGSEHVCCILRHLADDRFRNKHLEDSSVQLLLTILSAFPSLLRGLETEFQLLLSKEIIPFNERLIQILAKEGSHMLINLGDIYPFLEKVCLEGSRVQSKLAVSAIAALMSPSEQSLSKELCKKLVDSLHLGKQLPTVLQSLGCLAQHSVLAFQVHEEVVTRYIIEEIFQLNYGAMLEDPNLLENASSECSVSCQLKIFGLKTLVRSFLPHQSAAVSRPINFLLDIILEMLQKGDFYGGSISSDSDKTHIRLAAAKSVLQLSRRWDSLISPQLFRCTVLTAKDNSPLVQRLFVKKVQKLLREHKIPCRYACAFPFAATDSPEDLQQISLKYMEEFVQEYGNTARINQISTMPGHVTGLPVYVVVFLIHILAHDPNFPTADHHDANFCVQFFSPLVFSLQALVDFNCSDGTVDLISKAISYLRSIFHAIKKAEDAVDAQITPKLHVLSDIGISLLDAIGNTRVSRSHIPGLILLPSSLYKVGQKHISQGNSDLLIRFHQDESFIRKLLDSSKNKAQTAGSINAPNQKCQDGMTRSGNSGGSKLEMQFCKKGPLPLSIIKEKYSDKEELSETSNQELDTRERQKTSEPCSASASFELHKEFSIDDEHEDDAHGAIEAVIRTEHLPYHSRTRSSRPLSDKKDEHPCSLKEKETISRCQTIMRERYKSVKGNSSDIPISKESKNKGEKLIRQQIELCSSEDKCCSGSTEAFDSSDNTLKITYDSREAEVVSLDSEILGTLSSHSLLDQDSCGLQSRCWKSGDMIGYVSQQEADLSKDEATFGSKKTALAEIKKRGSVLVDSSLSEVINVNEDPIARRTRSRRG; from the exons CAAGCCAATCGTGCTTTTGCAGGGTTAAAGCAGTCCGAATCACTGAAGTCTGTCATTAAACCCTTGAGCAGTTCTCTCGTTAAACATAGTTTACTTCTTCACAAGGACAAAGATATCAGACTTCTGGTTGgcatctgcttctgcgaaattaTCCGTGTCTTGGCACCAGACCCCGAATTTACTGATGCAGTTTCTAGG CAGGATATATTTAGACTTCTCGTCAATATCTTCGCAGAGCTTGACGATACCAAGAATCCTTACTTCAGCTTGAGGGTACAGCTGTTAGAGACTGTTGCAAAactgaggttttgtttgataatgCTAGATATCGGCTGTGAAGATTTGGttaaaaaattgttcaaaaacttTTTTACCGTCTTGAG GGAACATCACCCTCCAAGTATGGTTTCTGCAGTAGTATCGATAATGTCACAAATTTTGGAGGAGAAGATGAAGGAGAAAATGCAAGAGAAAGAGAGGAGCAGTTCTGAGCTGctcacttttgaaaaaaaagtttCTGAGCCCCTTTTGGATGTGGTTTTGCAGAACCTATTGAAAGAAGCAAAG GGTGCATCTCGTGCGTCCCACCAGCTTGCTGTCTCTGTCATTGAAAAATGCAGTGAGAAGATCGAAGATATCGTTTCAGGGTTTTTAAGGTCTTGCATACTCAACAGAGATGCTGTGCAGAGTGAGATCAAGGAATACTACCATGATATTATATATGAAATCTTCCAGTGTGCTCCTCAAATGCTTCTTTCTGTCATACCTAGCTTGATGAACGAATTATTG ACAGATCAAGTGGATGTTCGGATAAAAGCTCTTGGCTTGATGAAAAGGATCTTTTCCTTGCCTGGAAACCATTTTGCGCAGGATTATCACCAGCTTTTCGTTGAATTCTTAAATAGATCCTGTGATAAGTCTGCTGAAGTGAGACTCATTACACTTTCATGTGCTAAAGCGTTCTACATGACCAATCCATCTGCAAAAGAATCACTTAAAGTTCTTG CCGCTCTTCAAGATCGACTTTTGGATTCTGATGACAGAGTGAGATCAGAGGCAGTTACTGTGATGTGTGACTTGGCAAGACATAAGCTAAAATCTATTCCGTCTGAACTAATCACACTTGTTGCAGAACGACTGAGAGATAAAAAG GTGTCTGTCAGAAAGAAAGCATTGAAAAAGTTGTTAGAACTGTATCAGGAATATTGCACACAATGTGCTGCTGCAATCATGGATTTCAATGCTCATTTTGAACAGATTCCATGTAAAATTTTGATGCTATGCTATGACAGAGACTGTAAGGAGTTCAA GCCTCAGCGAATGGAGATTGTGCTAGCTGACTCTCTGTTTCCTGGTTCTCTTTCAGTTGAGGATAGAACCAGGCATTGGGTCTTCATGTTCTCACTTTTTACGCCTTGTCATCTGAAGGCTTTGAATGCAATTTTGTCCCAAAAGCTGAG GTTGCGAAATGAATTGCAAGTGTACTTAACTCTCTGCAACAAAGACAAG GAGGAAGTCTCTGAAGAAgtagaaaagaaaatgaaaatgtcCATTGTGAAAATGTCAGCATCTTTTGAGGATACTACCAAAGCACAAGACTGCTTTCGTAAACTGGATATGGTGAAAAACAGTCGAATATTTAATCTGTTGGGAAAGTTGTTAAATGAACAGAAAACTGAAGATGCTCAAACCACCAGG GATaatcttttgagagagattgggGACAAGAATCCGCATGCTGAGTTTCTTCAATTAGTCTCTATGAAATGCTCATTCAATCTGTTTGGTTCAGAGCATGTGTGCTGTATTTTACGTCATCTTGCAGATGACAGATTCAGAAATAAGCATTTGGAGGACTCTTCTGTTCAACTCCTCTTG ACTATTCTCAGTGCATTTCCTTCACTCTtgagaggtttggagacagaatTCCAGCTCTTGTTGTCAAAGGAGATTATCCCATTTAATGAACGGCTGATCCAGATTCTTGCAAAAGAAGGATCCCATATGTTAATCAACCTTGG TGATATATATCCGTTTTTAGAGAAGGTTTGCTTGGAGGGCAGTCGTGTTCAATCTAAATTGGCTGTTTCTGCAATTGCTGCATTGATGAGCCCTTCAGAGCAGTCCTTATCAAAAGAATTATGCAAG AAACTTGTGGATTCTCTGCATCTGGGGAAGCAGCTTCCAACAGTTTTGCAGTCTTTGGGCTGTCTGGCACAACATTCTGTTTTAGCATTTCAAGTGCACGAAGAGGTGGTGACCCGTTATATCATTGAGGAAATATTTCAACTAAATTAT GGGGCCATGTTGGAGGATCCAAATTTGTTAGAAAATGCTTCTTCTGAATGTAGTGTTTCTTGCCAATTAAAG ATTTTTGGGCTCAAGACGCTAGTCCGGAGCTTTTTGCCCCATCAAAGTGCAGCTGTCAGTCGTCCAATTAACTTTTTACTGGATATTATACTGGAAATGCTTCAGAAGGGTGATTTTTATGGTGGTAGTATCTCAAG TGATTCTGACAAGACTCATATTAGATTAGCTGCTGCAAAGTCCGTTCTTCAGCTCTCAAGAAGGTGGGATTCACTCATTTCACCACAACTTTTCCGCTGCACGGTTTTGACGGCCAAG GATAATTCTCCTCTAGTACAGAGACTGTTTGTTAAGAAGGTGCAAAAGCTTTTGAGGGAGCATAAGATCCCTTGTAGATATGCATGTGCATTTCCATTTGCTGCCACAGACTCTCCAGAAGATCTACAACAAATT TCTTTGAAGTACATGGAAGAATTTGTACAGGAATATGGAAATACAGCAAGAATAAATCAAATATCTACAATGCCTGGACATGTGACTGGTCTTCCTGTTTACGTAGTGGTTTTCTTGATCCACATCCTAGCTCATGATCCAAATTTTCCCACTGCTGATCATCATGATGCCAACTTCTGTGTTCAGTTTTTCAG TCCACTTGTTTTCAGCTTGCAGGCGTTGGTTGATTTTAATTGCTCTGATGGCACTGTGGACCTCATTAGTAAAGCTATTTCATACTTGAGAAGCATCTTCCATGCTATAAAAAAAGCAGAGGATGCTGTTGATGCACAAATTACACCT AAGCTTCATGTTTTGTCAGATATTGGGATTTCTTTGTTGGATGCAATAGGTAACACACGCGTCTCTCGTTCACATATCCCTGGACTTATTTTGCTACCATCTTCACTGTATAAAGTGGGTCAAAAACATATTAGTCAG GGAAACAGTGATCTTTTAATTCGTTTTCACCAAGATGAAAGTTTCATTAGGAAATTACTTGATAGTTCGAAAAATAAAGCTCAA ACTGCTGGCTCCATTAATGCACCAAACCAAAAATGTCAAGATGGCATGACTCGGTCAGGTAACAGTGGGGGCAGCAAATTGGAAATGCAATTTTGCAAAAAGGGACCTCTTCCGTTGAGCATCATAAaagagaaatattcagataaggaAGAGTTAAGTGAAACTTCAAACCAAGAGCTCGATACTAGAGAAAGACAAAAAACATCTGAACCATGTTCAGCTTCTGCATCATTTGAATTACATAAGGAGTTTTCGATTGACGATGAACATGAAGATGATGCACATGGAGCCATTGAAGCAGTGATTAGAACTGAGCATCTTCCATATCATTCAAGAACTCGCAGTTCACGACCCTTGTCTGATAAGAAGGATGAACATCCATGTTctctaaaagaaaaagagacaatCTCAAGATGTCAAACAATTATGCGTGAGCGTTACAAATCCGTGAAAGGCAACAGCTCAGATATTCCCATCTCAAAG GAAAGCAAAAATAAAGGTGAAAAGTTAATCAGGCAGCAAATAGAACTGTGCTCTTCCGAGGATAAATG TTGTTCTGGAAGCACAGAGGCTTTCGATTCTAGCGACAACACTCTCAAG
- the LOC107805260 gene encoding sister chromatid cohesion protein PDS5 homolog B isoform X5, with product MADSTETEAIRVISRIGKQLGAYKTCPNKDTLVNLLKQANRAFAGLKQSESLKSVIKPLSSSLVKHSLLLHKDKDIRLLVGICFCEIIRVLAPDPEFTDAVSRQDIFRLLVNIFAELDDTKNPYFSLRVQLLETVAKLRFCLIMLDIGCEDLVKKLFKNFFTVLREHHPPSMVSAVVSIMSQILEEKMKEKMQEKERSSSELLTFEKKVSEPLLDVVLQNLLKEAKGASRASHQLAVSVIEKCSEKIEDIVSGFLRSCILNRDAVQSEIKEYYHDIIYEIFQCAPQMLLSVIPSLMNELLTDQVDVRIKALGLMKRIFSLPGNHFAQDYHQLFVEFLNRSCDKSAEVRLITLSCAKAFYMTNPSAKESLKVLAALQDRLLDSDDRVRSEAVTVMCDLARHKLKSIPSELITLVAERLRDKKVSVRKKALKKLLELYQEYCTQCAAAIMDFNAHFEQIPCKILMLCYDRDCKEFKPQRMEIVLADSLFPGSLSVEDRTRHWVFMFSLFTPCHLKALNAILSQKLRLRNELQVYLTLCNKDKEEVSEEVEKKMKMSIVKMSASFEDTTKAQDCFRKLDMVKNSRIFNLLGKLLNEQKTEDAQTTRDNLLREIGDKNPHAEFLQLVSMKCSFNLFGSEHVCCILRHLADDRFRNKHLEDSSVQLLLTILSAFPSLLRGLETEFQLLLSKEIIPFNERLIQILAKEGSHMLINLGDIYPFLEKVCLEGSRVQSKLAVSAIAALMSPSEQSLSKELCKKLVDSLHLGKQLPTVLQSLGCLAQHSVLAFQVHEEVVTRYIIEEIFQLNYGAMLEDPNLLENASSECSVSCQLKIFGLKTLVRSFLPHQSAAVSRPINFLLDIILEMLQKGDFYGGSISSSDSDKTHIRLAAAKSVLQLSRRWDSLISPQLFRCTVLTAKDNSPLVQRLFVKKVQKLLREHKIPCRYACAFPFAATDSPEDLQQISLKYMEEFVQEYGNTARINQISTMPGHVTGLPVYVVVFLIHILAHDPNFPTADHHDANFCVQFFSLQALVDFNCSDGTVDLISKAISYLRSIFHAIKKAEDAVDAQITPKLHVLSDIGISLLDAIGNTRVSRSHIPGLILLPSSLYKVGQKHISQGNSDLLIRFHQDESFIRKLLDSSKNKAQTAGSINAPNQKCQDGMTRSGNSGGSKLEMQFCKKGPLPLSIIKEKYSDKEELSETSNQELDTRERQKTSEPCSASASFELHKEFSIDDEHEDDAHGAIEAVIRTEHLPYHSRTRSSRPLSDKKDEHPCSLKEKETISRCQTIMRERYKSVKGNSSDIPISKESKNKGEKLIRQQIELCSSEDKCCSGSTEAFDSSDNTLKITYDSREAEVVSLDSEILGTLSSHSLLDQDSCGLQSRCWKSGDMIGYVSQQEADLSKDEATFGSKKTALAEIKKRGSVLVDSSLSEVINVNEDPIARRTRSRRG from the exons CAAGCCAATCGTGCTTTTGCAGGGTTAAAGCAGTCCGAATCACTGAAGTCTGTCATTAAACCCTTGAGCAGTTCTCTCGTTAAACATAGTTTACTTCTTCACAAGGACAAAGATATCAGACTTCTGGTTGgcatctgcttctgcgaaattaTCCGTGTCTTGGCACCAGACCCCGAATTTACTGATGCAGTTTCTAGG CAGGATATATTTAGACTTCTCGTCAATATCTTCGCAGAGCTTGACGATACCAAGAATCCTTACTTCAGCTTGAGGGTACAGCTGTTAGAGACTGTTGCAAAactgaggttttgtttgataatgCTAGATATCGGCTGTGAAGATTTGGttaaaaaattgttcaaaaacttTTTTACCGTCTTGAG GGAACATCACCCTCCAAGTATGGTTTCTGCAGTAGTATCGATAATGTCACAAATTTTGGAGGAGAAGATGAAGGAGAAAATGCAAGAGAAAGAGAGGAGCAGTTCTGAGCTGctcacttttgaaaaaaaagtttCTGAGCCCCTTTTGGATGTGGTTTTGCAGAACCTATTGAAAGAAGCAAAG GGTGCATCTCGTGCGTCCCACCAGCTTGCTGTCTCTGTCATTGAAAAATGCAGTGAGAAGATCGAAGATATCGTTTCAGGGTTTTTAAGGTCTTGCATACTCAACAGAGATGCTGTGCAGAGTGAGATCAAGGAATACTACCATGATATTATATATGAAATCTTCCAGTGTGCTCCTCAAATGCTTCTTTCTGTCATACCTAGCTTGATGAACGAATTATTG ACAGATCAAGTGGATGTTCGGATAAAAGCTCTTGGCTTGATGAAAAGGATCTTTTCCTTGCCTGGAAACCATTTTGCGCAGGATTATCACCAGCTTTTCGTTGAATTCTTAAATAGATCCTGTGATAAGTCTGCTGAAGTGAGACTCATTACACTTTCATGTGCTAAAGCGTTCTACATGACCAATCCATCTGCAAAAGAATCACTTAAAGTTCTTG CCGCTCTTCAAGATCGACTTTTGGATTCTGATGACAGAGTGAGATCAGAGGCAGTTACTGTGATGTGTGACTTGGCAAGACATAAGCTAAAATCTATTCCGTCTGAACTAATCACACTTGTTGCAGAACGACTGAGAGATAAAAAG GTGTCTGTCAGAAAGAAAGCATTGAAAAAGTTGTTAGAACTGTATCAGGAATATTGCACACAATGTGCTGCTGCAATCATGGATTTCAATGCTCATTTTGAACAGATTCCATGTAAAATTTTGATGCTATGCTATGACAGAGACTGTAAGGAGTTCAA GCCTCAGCGAATGGAGATTGTGCTAGCTGACTCTCTGTTTCCTGGTTCTCTTTCAGTTGAGGATAGAACCAGGCATTGGGTCTTCATGTTCTCACTTTTTACGCCTTGTCATCTGAAGGCTTTGAATGCAATTTTGTCCCAAAAGCTGAG GTTGCGAAATGAATTGCAAGTGTACTTAACTCTCTGCAACAAAGACAAG GAGGAAGTCTCTGAAGAAgtagaaaagaaaatgaaaatgtcCATTGTGAAAATGTCAGCATCTTTTGAGGATACTACCAAAGCACAAGACTGCTTTCGTAAACTGGATATGGTGAAAAACAGTCGAATATTTAATCTGTTGGGAAAGTTGTTAAATGAACAGAAAACTGAAGATGCTCAAACCACCAGG GATaatcttttgagagagattgggGACAAGAATCCGCATGCTGAGTTTCTTCAATTAGTCTCTATGAAATGCTCATTCAATCTGTTTGGTTCAGAGCATGTGTGCTGTATTTTACGTCATCTTGCAGATGACAGATTCAGAAATAAGCATTTGGAGGACTCTTCTGTTCAACTCCTCTTG ACTATTCTCAGTGCATTTCCTTCACTCTtgagaggtttggagacagaatTCCAGCTCTTGTTGTCAAAGGAGATTATCCCATTTAATGAACGGCTGATCCAGATTCTTGCAAAAGAAGGATCCCATATGTTAATCAACCTTGG TGATATATATCCGTTTTTAGAGAAGGTTTGCTTGGAGGGCAGTCGTGTTCAATCTAAATTGGCTGTTTCTGCAATTGCTGCATTGATGAGCCCTTCAGAGCAGTCCTTATCAAAAGAATTATGCAAG AAACTTGTGGATTCTCTGCATCTGGGGAAGCAGCTTCCAACAGTTTTGCAGTCTTTGGGCTGTCTGGCACAACATTCTGTTTTAGCATTTCAAGTGCACGAAGAGGTGGTGACCCGTTATATCATTGAGGAAATATTTCAACTAAATTAT GGGGCCATGTTGGAGGATCCAAATTTGTTAGAAAATGCTTCTTCTGAATGTAGTGTTTCTTGCCAATTAAAG ATTTTTGGGCTCAAGACGCTAGTCCGGAGCTTTTTGCCCCATCAAAGTGCAGCTGTCAGTCGTCCAATTAACTTTTTACTGGATATTATACTGGAAATGCTTCAGAAGGGTGATTTTTATGGTGGTAGTATCTCAAG CAGTGATTCTGACAAGACTCATATTAGATTAGCTGCTGCAAAGTCCGTTCTTCAGCTCTCAAGAAGGTGGGATTCACTCATTTCACCACAACTTTTCCGCTGCACGGTTTTGACGGCCAAG GATAATTCTCCTCTAGTACAGAGACTGTTTGTTAAGAAGGTGCAAAAGCTTTTGAGGGAGCATAAGATCCCTTGTAGATATGCATGTGCATTTCCATTTGCTGCCACAGACTCTCCAGAAGATCTACAACAAATT TCTTTGAAGTACATGGAAGAATTTGTACAGGAATATGGAAATACAGCAAGAATAAATCAAATATCTACAATGCCTGGACATGTGACTGGTCTTCCTGTTTACGTAGTGGTTTTCTTGATCCACATCCTAGCTCATGATCCAAATTTTCCCACTGCTGATCATCATGATGCCAACTTCTGTGTTCAGTTTTTCAG CTTGCAGGCGTTGGTTGATTTTAATTGCTCTGATGGCACTGTGGACCTCATTAGTAAAGCTATTTCATACTTGAGAAGCATCTTCCATGCTATAAAAAAAGCAGAGGATGCTGTTGATGCACAAATTACACCT AAGCTTCATGTTTTGTCAGATATTGGGATTTCTTTGTTGGATGCAATAGGTAACACACGCGTCTCTCGTTCACATATCCCTGGACTTATTTTGCTACCATCTTCACTGTATAAAGTGGGTCAAAAACATATTAGTCAG GGAAACAGTGATCTTTTAATTCGTTTTCACCAAGATGAAAGTTTCATTAGGAAATTACTTGATAGTTCGAAAAATAAAGCTCAA ACTGCTGGCTCCATTAATGCACCAAACCAAAAATGTCAAGATGGCATGACTCGGTCAGGTAACAGTGGGGGCAGCAAATTGGAAATGCAATTTTGCAAAAAGGGACCTCTTCCGTTGAGCATCATAAaagagaaatattcagataaggaAGAGTTAAGTGAAACTTCAAACCAAGAGCTCGATACTAGAGAAAGACAAAAAACATCTGAACCATGTTCAGCTTCTGCATCATTTGAATTACATAAGGAGTTTTCGATTGACGATGAACATGAAGATGATGCACATGGAGCCATTGAAGCAGTGATTAGAACTGAGCATCTTCCATATCATTCAAGAACTCGCAGTTCACGACCCTTGTCTGATAAGAAGGATGAACATCCATGTTctctaaaagaaaaagagacaatCTCAAGATGTCAAACAATTATGCGTGAGCGTTACAAATCCGTGAAAGGCAACAGCTCAGATATTCCCATCTCAAAG GAAAGCAAAAATAAAGGTGAAAAGTTAATCAGGCAGCAAATAGAACTGTGCTCTTCCGAGGATAAATG TTGTTCTGGAAGCACAGAGGCTTTCGATTCTAGCGACAACACTCTCAAG